From a single Hymenobacter sp. YIM 151500-1 genomic region:
- a CDS encoding NAD(P)H-dependent glycerol-3-phosphate dehydrogenase, with protein sequence MEKIAMLGGGSWATALTKILAENGARVGWWMRSKDDVQHLLRTRHNPRYLSSVAHDLSRVYPTTDLDDAVDGADWLVLAVPAAFVQGTLDKLDRDALKHKRIVSAIKGMIPGRNVLVTDYVAERFRLPHARVGVVAGPCHAEEVALEKQSYLTIGSPDPELAEDFCRLLRNRYVKANPAPDLDGIEYCAVMKNIIALTCGIAHGLGYGDNFQAVLVSNAVQEIRRFVHALNPQPRDLSGSAYLGDLLVTAYSQFSRNRTFGNMVGRGYSVKSAQMEMNMVAEGYYAVKSIYELNRRLQVPMPITSAAYHVLYEKISPAIEIELLREKLR encoded by the coding sequence TTGGAAAAAATTGCTATGCTCGGCGGCGGCTCCTGGGCCACCGCGCTTACCAAAATACTGGCCGAAAACGGAGCCCGCGTGGGCTGGTGGATGCGCAGCAAGGACGACGTGCAACACCTGCTGCGCACCCGCCACAACCCGCGCTACCTGTCGTCGGTGGCCCATGACCTGAGCCGCGTGTACCCCACCACCGACCTCGACGACGCCGTGGACGGGGCCGACTGGCTGGTGCTGGCCGTGCCGGCGGCCTTCGTGCAGGGCACCCTGGACAAGCTGGACCGCGACGCCCTCAAGCACAAGCGCATCGTGTCGGCTATCAAGGGCATGATTCCGGGCCGCAACGTGCTGGTGACGGACTACGTGGCCGAGCGGTTTCGGCTGCCGCACGCGCGGGTGGGCGTGGTGGCCGGCCCCTGCCACGCCGAGGAAGTGGCCCTGGAAAAGCAGAGCTACCTGACCATCGGCTCGCCCGACCCGGAGCTGGCCGAGGACTTCTGCCGCCTGTTGCGCAACCGCTACGTGAAGGCCAACCCGGCCCCCGACCTGGACGGCATTGAGTACTGCGCCGTTATGAAGAACATCATTGCCCTGACCTGCGGCATTGCCCACGGCCTGGGCTACGGCGACAATTTCCAGGCCGTGCTGGTGAGCAACGCCGTGCAGGAAATTCGCCGCTTTGTGCACGCCCTCAACCCCCAGCCCCGCGACCTGTCGGGCTCGGCCTACCTCGGCGACCTGCTGGTGACGGCCTACTCGCAGTTTTCGCGCAACCGCACCTTCGGCAACATGGTGGGCCGGGGCTACTCTGTGAAATCGGCGCAGATGGAAATGAACATGGTGGCCGAGGGCTACTACGCCGTTAAAAGCATCTACGAGCTGAACCGCCGGCTGCAAGTGCCCATGCCCATCACCTCGGCCGCCTACCACGTGCTCTACGAGAAGATTTCGCCGGCTATTGAAATCGAGTTGCTGCGGGAGAAGCTACGGTAG
- a CDS encoding efflux RND transporter periplasmic adaptor subunit, whose amino-acid sequence MKNNRTLYILLAILVVMIGGFMVAKSQGWVGKPAGTEVLAAKAAPANIVEKVSASGKVQPETEVKISPDVSGEIIELYVEEGDSVKQGQLLLRIRPDNYQAMVSQQSAMVNTQRANVGQSQARLQQLLANAKQTELTFRRNASLYKQKVISQADYEASKAAYEASQEEINSARQSIRAAQSNVQSAQASLEEARRNLVKTTIFSPVNGTVSKLNVKKGERVVGTSQMAGTEIMRIANLNNMEVRVSVNENDIINVDLGDSADVEVDSYASQDQKFRGIVTAIANTAKDALTAEAVTEFEVRIRLLPESYRQLTRTVKGRTIVPFRPGMTASVDIITNRKANALSVPLAAVTTRSDSARTDADAKKTPAVRVNRGPSASAEDQAKTAPADVQEVVFVIRNGKAVMTPVKTGISDFQNIEIISGVQAGDQVVSGPFRAVSKTLKDGALVVVKDAKSLDKAALKEDAPEEEDK is encoded by the coding sequence ATGAAAAATAACCGTACCCTGTACATACTGCTCGCCATTCTGGTCGTGATGATTGGCGGCTTTATGGTGGCCAAAAGCCAGGGCTGGGTGGGCAAGCCGGCTGGCACCGAAGTGCTGGCGGCCAAGGCGGCCCCGGCCAATATCGTGGAGAAAGTAAGTGCCTCGGGCAAAGTGCAGCCCGAAACTGAGGTGAAAATCTCGCCCGACGTGTCGGGGGAAATCATTGAGCTGTACGTGGAAGAGGGCGACTCCGTGAAGCAGGGCCAGCTGCTGCTCCGCATCCGCCCCGACAACTACCAGGCCATGGTCAGCCAGCAATCGGCCATGGTGAACACCCAGCGCGCCAACGTGGGCCAGAGCCAGGCCCGTTTGCAGCAGCTCTTGGCCAACGCCAAGCAAACCGAGCTAACCTTCCGCCGCAACGCCTCGCTCTACAAGCAGAAGGTGATTTCGCAGGCCGATTACGAAGCCAGCAAAGCGGCCTACGAGGCGTCGCAGGAAGAAATCAACTCGGCCCGCCAGAGCATCCGGGCGGCCCAGAGCAACGTGCAGAGTGCTCAAGCTTCGCTGGAAGAAGCCCGCCGCAACCTGGTAAAAACCACCATCTTCTCGCCGGTGAACGGCACGGTAAGCAAGCTCAACGTGAAGAAGGGTGAGCGGGTGGTGGGCACCTCCCAGATGGCCGGCACCGAAATCATGCGCATTGCCAACCTCAACAACATGGAGGTGCGGGTAAGCGTGAATGAAAACGACATTATCAACGTGGACCTGGGCGACTCGGCCGACGTGGAGGTGGACTCCTACGCCAGCCAGGACCAGAAATTTCGCGGCATCGTGACGGCCATTGCCAACACGGCCAAGGACGCCCTCACGGCCGAAGCCGTCACCGAGTTTGAGGTGCGCATTCGGCTGCTGCCCGAGTCGTACCGCCAGCTCACGCGCACGGTCAAGGGCCGCACCATCGTGCCGTTCCGGCCCGGCATGACGGCCTCCGTCGACATCATCACCAACCGCAAAGCCAACGCCCTGAGCGTGCCCCTGGCTGCCGTCACGACCCGCTCCGACAGCGCCCGCACCGACGCCGACGCTAAGAAAACGCCCGCCGTGCGCGTAAACCGCGGCCCCAGCGCCTCGGCCGAAGACCAAGCCAAAACCGCTCCGGCCGACGTGCAGGAAGTGGTGTTCGTGATTCGCAACGGCAAGGCGGTGATGACGCCGGTGAAAACCGGCATCAGCGACTTCCAGAACATCGAAATTATCAGCGGCGTGCAGGCCGGCGACCAGGTGGTGAGCGGGCCGTTCCGGGCCGTGTCGAAAACCCTGAAGGACGGTGCCCTGGTGGTGGTGAAAGACGCCAAAAGCCTCGACAAAGCCGCCCTGAAAGAAGACGCCCCGGAGGAAGAGGACAAGTAA